CGGCGGCAATGCAGGACCTGGACATTCGAAGTTCCGTCAGCCCCCTGAAGAGTCAGGCGACAGGGACCGGCACGGATGAGGTCCTTGTGGTCGAAGGAGAAGGCAAGCCCATCGACAATACAGGGGGACACTGCAAGATGGGGGAATTGATTGCAAAAACCGTTTACGACGGAGTGAAGGAAGCGGTCTACCGGCAAAATGGAATCCTGCTCCAGCGCAGTATCTTTCAGAAGCTCCGGGAAAGACACATCAACCCCAATGGACTTCTGAGGGAATGCGGTTGCCTTGGTCAAGGAAACGATGAACGCGCCAATATCGCCCGGTTCGAGGCCATTTTGCTGCAGCCTCGATACGCCGCCTTCCTGGAATCGGCCTTTGCCCTCAGCGATGCCTACGAAAGGGGACTGATTACGGACCTCGGCGCCTTCGAAGCGTATTGTCGCACCGTTTCCGAGGAAATTGCAGGGCATAGGACAGAAAATTGGACCGACAGAATAACCTCCGAGGAGATCCCTATTGTTCTCAGAATGTCTCTCAACGCCTTGCTGAATGGAATGGTGCTGAAAAACGAGCAACCGCAACAATGATGGCCCCGAAAGTCCGCCACTGAGAAACTCTCTGAAAATTCTCCCCTTGAGGAGATTGGCGTCAGGTTAAGTAAGGCCGCTCAACCGTAAGAGGCTGTCTGAAAATTCCTCTGCTTGAAAGTCGAACCTGCTTCGATTCCCCCCTTGAGGGGGGCCAAAGGGGGGGTGTTTTTCTGGTTCGCGAAACCTTGGCCCCCTGCCCCCCCCTCAAGGGGGGAATTTTCAGACATCCTATGAAGGTTAAAATCCCTCCTTGAAGGGGGACAGGGGGGTGTAACGCTCTGAAAACATCCCATTTCAATCCCCCCTTCCACTCAAGGGGCCTCCCAAAACAGGTTGGGAGGTGTCCCCCCAGTTGGGTCCAGTCAATTATCTCTTTAGTCACTGAAAAAATCCGTGATCTCCTGATGGACAATCCCTCTGAATAGCCATATTTTTGTTGTATATTATTCTTTCTTGACCCGAAATTTTCCTGCCGACAGTTTTATTGATTGGGATGAAATGCCAACAGAACCCAGTAACTATTCAAAATCCAAGTTTGTTGGGTTACCGCCTCCCTGGATAACTACTCGAATTGAGTAACAACCGATGGATTTTGTCCTCCAGCCCCACAGCGCAACGGCAAGCGGGTCTGCAACCTGGGCGGTTTGTAAGATTAATCGAATTGAGATGGGTCTATGTCTATGGTTAAAGGCTGACCTTAGGGATTGTAAAAGAACTATTTCCCGGTTTCTCCTGGATTCCGGTTTTCGCCGGAATCCGGTCTTTTTTGAAGAAATACGGAACTTGTTTTTCTAAGGGCCCTTAGTCCATTTCAAGGGCTGACCCCGGTGATTGTAAAAGAACTATTTCCCGGTTTCTCCTGGATTCCGGTTTTCGCCGGAATCCGGTCTTTTTTGAAGAAATACGGAACTTGTTTTTCTAAGGGCCCTTAGTCCATTTCAAGGGCTGACCCCGGTGACTGACCCCGGTGACTTGGTCATGTACGATCCTGTCAAAAGAGCAATAGACACCGCAAAGATCGCCTGCCGGGAAGATCTGAGGAAATATTCTCGCTTCAGGCCGGCAAGATTCTATGGAGGAATAGCCACGGCAGACTGCGTGGGGTGCTGCCTTCAATGCATCTTCTGCTGGTCCTATGATAGTGTGGTGAGACCGCAGGCCATCGGGGAGTTCTACTCTCCTGAAGAAGTTGCTCGAAAGCTCGTCGGCATCGCCGGAAAGAAAGGCTTTCATCAGGTGAGAATCAGCGGAGGCGAGCCGACCCTCTCAAAGGTACATCTCCTCAAGGTTCTCGACCTCATCCCCAAAGATATCCGGTTCATACTCGAGACCAACGGGATCCTCATCGGCCATGACGAGAAATATGCCAGGGCTTTGGCAAGTTATGAAAACCTCCATGTCAGGGTGAGCCTCAAGGGAACGAATGAGGAGGAGTTCTCACGCCTGACGGGAGCAATACCTGCCGGTTTCGAATTGCAGTTGAGAGCCCTGGAGAATCTCATCCGAGCCGGGGTATCGACTCACGCCGCAGCGATGGTGAGCTTCTCTTCACCGGAGGACGTTGAGAGGCTTGGAAAAAGACTTGCTCGAATATCACAGGAACTGGGGGAAATGGAAATCGAAGAGCTTGTGTTTTTCAACCCAGGTGTAGAGGAGAGGCTGAAGCGTGCAAAGGTGCGCTATCGCACATCCTATCGCCCCGACAGCATCCCACCCGAGCAAATCTGAGTTCGGCATCCCCCGGTGTCACCCTGAATACCAATGATCATTCCATTATGGCGCGAGGCTTTTCTCATCATAGCCGAGGATCTCGTCTGCACCGCATATTTGGCCGAAAGAATTGCTGGATTGTTTCTGCCGAGCTGTACCGCTTGCAGGTCCGGCTTTGCAGACATCGTCGAAGAATTTCGTAATGGTATCAATATTTCGACTTCCAGGGTATCACACCGCGAACGCCCCCGGTCGGATCTTCAACATCGCCTGTATTGCGCGGAATGAGATGGATGTGGACATGGGGAATGGTTTGCCCTGCGGCCGTGTTTACATTGATTCCGATGTTAAAGCCGTCCGGGTGATATTCTTTAGCGAGATATTCTTTTGCCCGCCACAAGAGACGCATGAGATCCTCCACCTCGTCTTGGTGTAGATCAAAGAAGTTGCTGACATGGCGTCTTGGGATGACGAGAAGATGGCCAGGGTTGACAGGAAATGCGTCAAAGACAGCGTAGGAGAGGTTGGACTCGATCACACACTTGCGATTCTCGAGTTGACAGAAAGGGCATTCTTCAGGGGTTAAGGCGCGCATAGTATGTTTCGATCCCTTTCTTACAGGCGCGATGAGGTTCTTCAATGTCCTCTGGAGCGAGTTGCTTCCAAAGCGAGGGCTTCATTTCGATAAGGGCCAAATCCCGCCCATAACGGAAATAGTGTCGTCTCTCGAATTCCTCGAACGGCATAGAAAGCAATACCTGCTTTACTTCATCAAGAATGAGGTTGTCGACATCCACCATCCGCATACCCGGCTTCTCGACAGCAAGACCTTGCTCTTTCCGGTTTTTATAGAATTCCCAGAATGTTTTCAAAACATCGACAACCTTCGTGTGGCCATTTTTATCGCAAACCGATTGGAGCGATGCAAGGAGTACACTCAAAAGGGACGGTAGCGCCGCCGTGGAAGGCGGCGCTACCGAATATTGGATCATCGAAATGATTCATGTCGTTCCAATGACCTCCAAACCCGGACTTCCACTCGCTGATTTTCGGATTCGGCAGTCGTTTCAAAAGAGCCGTACCCATCAAATATGACATTGTAGAATTGACTGAAGGGTAGTCATAATCAGAATCAGACGCTGATAAACGTTGACGCGCACTGATCTTCGCCAGAAATTGCGCCCATCGCCCTGCCGAGAGTTGATACAAATTGCCAAACCGGCACCAATATTTTATGATCCTGATACTTCCCCGCCAGACCATATCGCCCGTTTTTCCGCACATCCCCTCCGATATGTCCGTTGAAAGCCGGGAAGTATAGAAGCTTCAAGTCGATGAGATTCACTGAATACAGAACAGAGGAAAATTTGTCGCCGCAAGAAAGGATATGGGAGGCCGCACGCAGCCTGGGGGAAGAGGAAGCCCAGGTACTGGAGCTGCTTTACGGCTTCGGCGGAAGGTCCTGTTCCACCCCGGAAGAGGTGAGCCGGGCCCTCGGCTGCCCTCCTGAAGCAGTTTTGAAAATGGAGACCGGCGCCATCAGGAGGCTGAGGCATCCCAGGGTGCTTAGATCCATTGTTCAAGCCCTGGACGATGCCGTCGAGGAGATATGGCGCGCATTGGCCGGGCCCAATCGCCTGCTTTTCAAGAGTGAACTCCAGCCCACAATCGAAGAACATCTCCCCGGGGAGCTTCGTGTGGCCGTTAAGGTCCGGTACGAAGCCATCCAACCCTGGCTCGAGGAGCATACCTGTGAAACGCCCGGGGCGTGGTACCGCGGCCGGTATTCCTGCGACGAACTGCTGCATGCCATTGCCCGCATCGAAACGATCCATAGCGAAATATGCCTTCCCACCCCCCTTTCGTTTCTCTCACAGCTCCTTGAAATGGACCTGGAGCTTTTGATACCGGCCATCAAGCTGGCTGATTCCTCCTCCATCTACAGGGGATACCTCTCGAACTCCTCTATGGGGGAACGGGTCTCAAGAGCTGTCGATATCCACCTGCTGTTCGCATCCAAATACATACACGAATGTGTCACCCTTGGACGCCTTACCAAGGAGTACAATCTCCTCCACCCGAACGATGCGCTGGGACCCGACGAAGTGGAGACCGTACTGAACACAAGTTCCCATCTTTTCCGTGACGCGGGTTGGATGGGCTGGTGCGCCACCGGGCTTCCGAAAGAGGACCTCTCTTACATCAACTCCGGCCCTCCTTCCACTCCGCTCGATCCGGATGGCCGTATCTCGAGACACCAGGCGAAGAGAAGCGATGAGCTATCCAAAACGGACCCGTTGGACCTGATCCGGCAGATCCTGGAGGAAGGCCCCTGCCACGTTTCCGAGCTCGATCGCCGGTTTGAAGAAAAGAGCTCCAGTGCTTTCGGCCCCAAAATGTTGACTGGGTACCTCAAGGCTTCAGAGGATTTCATCATCCTCGCTCCGGAAATTTTTGCTCTCAAAGACCACCTGAGCGACCCGGCAATCCTGCAGGGCGCTCTTCCCTTCCTCTTCACACCGAGGCACTGCCGCCTCTACACCCTCTTCCGTCATGCCGGAGAGCCCATGGATGCCTACCCTTTGTGGCCACTCATGGGTGAACAGCGGCTCTGCGGCTGGGCGGAAAGCCATGTTGAACGCAAGCTCTTTTCATCCCTGTTGGCTATAGCGGAACCCCAAAAGTGGGAAGCACCTCGAGCGTTCAGGGACATCTGGTCTTTCAAGAAGCAATGCATCGGCCGACACTATCACATCGCTCTCAATGTAAAGAAATCTGCCTGGAAACTGCGTCCCGCACTCCATGATCTCTTTGCCATTGCATTGTGTACGCAGC
This region of Desulforhabdus amnigena genomic DNA includes:
- a CDS encoding HIT family protein; this encodes MRALTPEECPFCQLENRKCVIESNLSYAVFDAFPVNPGHLLVIPRRHVSNFFDLHQDEVEDLMRLLWRAKEYLAKEYHPDGFNIGINVNTAAGQTIPHVHIHLIPRNTGDVEDPTGGVRGVIPWKSKY
- a CDS encoding radical SAM protein → MTDPGDLVMYDPVKRAIDTAKIACREDLRKYSRFRPARFYGGIATADCVGCCLQCIFCWSYDSVVRPQAIGEFYSPEEVARKLVGIAGKKGFHQVRISGGEPTLSKVHLLKVLDLIPKDIRFILETNGILIGHDEKYARALASYENLHVRVSLKGTNEEEFSRLTGAIPAGFELQLRALENLIRAGVSTHAAAMVSFSSPEDVERLGKRLARISQELGEMEIEELVFFNPGVEERLKRAKVRYRTSYRPDSIPPEQI